In Microcoleus sp. bin38.metabat.b11b12b14.051, the genomic stretch AAGTATCAATATCCACCGCAGGGCCTTGAATTCTTTGAGCTTGAATAAAATCAAGTACCTCTGCATTAAAACTAACATTCCCGGAATTACCATAATAAACTCGACCCATTGGATGTCCGGGAATCGGCGGAGTTACCTGCAAATTTCCGTAGCCATCAGACCACTGGCTCACCGGGTCTAAAGAGCGAGGGTTGCCAATTTTAAATACTCTCAAATCCTGCTGTTTATTTGATTTAGCAGGCTGCTTTTTATCTGATTCGCGATTGCTTTTGATAGCGACATTAACTTGACGCACATCTAATTTTTGTGGAACTTGAATGTAGCCATTTTTCTGAGTGTCTTGCATCCAAGCATTATCACCCTGGATAATTTTAACTTGAGCGCCTGTGGGTTCTACAGCTTGTTTAAGTTGGGAGATAAATTCGCTATTTGCCGAGCCTCTGTCGCTAACCTGAACTTCTGTAACTGCTGCGGTATTAGCGGGCATTAGCCAAGGACTAACGCCCATTTGGATGGTAGCGGTGGCGATTTGTTGACCGTTGTTTTCGGCAGTTGCTTTGAGATTAACAGTGCCGTTCCAATTGCGATCTGCAAATTGTTTAGCTTCCACACCTAAAACAATATTCGCGCTAAAAATCAGGGGTTTTGCACCGGATATATCGACGGGTTTCCAGCCGCCGGCAGTTTTCTGAAAAACGTTGATATGAGGGCTGCCAATACTATCAGCAGTGATGAATAATTGAGATTTTTTGAAGTTGTCCGACAGGATTAAGTTAACTTGAGAAAGCATGGCTGCGCGACGGGGAACGCTAACTTTGGTATCTTGCCAAGTCGGTATTTTGCTGCGGCGATCGTCGTTATTGCGATCGTCAAACACAATTAGCGCGCCGCTGGACAATGACCATTGTTCTTTTCCGGCTTCGTCTAACTGATTAATTTTGCCATCTCTGTTAGTATCTCCCGCAAAGAAGAAGTTAGTCTGCAAGCCTGCGGGCGTAACTGGGGCGGAAGTTGCGGTTGCGGTTGATTGAGGAGTTGGTTGAGAAGTTGGCTGAGGAGTTGGTTGAGAAGTTGGTTGAGGATTGATATCTAATTGTTTTTGTTGTTCTTTGAGGGCGAGTTCTTGCTGTGCTAATTCTTGTCTGGCGAGTTCT encodes the following:
- a CDS encoding protein-arginine deiminase family protein; the encoded protein is AVVIGRTSKADPATWEQSQRLWQIAINTLRLIPHGSLLAERAIDKTIEYQGNLTLATYEWQVARSAQKIRAEEEQVREIARKEQEQKDFARREIERKEQEKKEFARRELEKQEFAKQELVRKEQEKQELARQAKEREELALKELARQELAQQELALKEQQKQLDINPQPTSQPTPQPTSQPTPQSTATATSAPVTPAGLQTNFFFAGDTNRDGKINQLDEAGKEQWSLSSGALIVFDDRNNDDRRSKIPTWQDTKVSVPRRAAMLSQVNLILSDNFKKSQLFITADSIGSPHINVFQKTAGGWKPVDISGAKPLIFSANIVLGVEAKQFADRNWNGTVNLKATAENNGQQIATATIQMGVSPWLMPANTAAVTEVQVSDRGSANSEFISQLKQAVEPTGAQVKIIQGDNAWMQDTQKNGYIQVPQKLDVRQVNVAIKSNRESDKKQPAKSNKQQDLRVFKIGNPRSLDPVSQWSDGYGNLQVTPPIPGHPMGRVYYGNSGNVSFNAEVLDFIQAQRIQGPAVDIDTSWLLTRQVDEIINFIPTQTPGKFIMAIASPEAGVRLLEELAGKGYGDVAINRGLSTETTVSAALRNPALIQHNLNLQKQKLNPILEKLKREFALADDQIVQVPVMFGYSGYAWWPNMVNSVPVNGKLLVSNPRGAMIDGRDYTQERLRQLLLPAGVNVTFLDDRYYQELKGNVQSATNTVRKGEERPFWQSLPNN